Genomic DNA from Solanum dulcamara chromosome 4, daSolDulc1.2, whole genome shotgun sequence:
TGTCGATCGATCAAAGGATCACCGTCGCAGTTAATTATGAGAATTTTCCAACCTAGTATTTTCACTTGATCAAACAAATTTCCATTTGATCGAATCTCCACCATCGGATTACTATACGGATGATCACGATCACTACCTATAGGCAATCCTAACTCCCACAGAATGTCGCTCAAATTAAGGGACAATATCTTATCGCGGGCTAATCTTAATTCCGATTTTGTCCTTTCATTCCCACCAAAAAAAGCATGATGCAGTATCAACCCTTTGATTTCTAAAGGCTTAAGGCATTCACTAACTTCAGACACACGTAATCCTACATTGTAGGCTATGTTGCCACCAGCACTAGAACCTAAGAGAAAACATTTGGACAAATCAGCATATCTTTTCAACAGCTCGTCGGGGGTATTTTTGATCCAATACAACAATTCCACACAATCATCGTACGCTGCTGGGAGTCGATTTTCGGGGGCGTATCGATAATCGACCGATACAATTATGGCTGGAATTTCGACAGCGAGTGTTGCATAAAACTTTTGTAAGATTGGTTTGTCTACAGTAACTTCCATTACGAATCCTCCACCATGAAAATATACTACAAGAGGGAGTTTATTTTCAGAGTTTAGTACTTCACGAGGGATGATAATACGAGCTATCGTGCCTTTAGTGGGGTTAATAACAAAATCTTTCATGTATACTACAGAGGAATCATTATCAAGAATAGTGGTGGAAAATGGAGGAGTTGGAATTTGCAAACGTGTGATAGAGCCATCAGTGTTAGGAATAATGCCCAAGTATCCATAAGGATCGACATTTGGATCAACTGGAGCAATTTGATCAGACATGGCAATTAAAATATTGGACAAGTTAGCTAAAAACCGACTATAGTAATAATGGAGGAAATCAAGTGCATATTGGTGAAGGTTTTATAGCCTTTTAAAATCAACATTTCTTCCCGACATAGAAGCTTCCACAAATATTTAGCGAACATCGTAAAGCCACGTAGCATGCGTAAATTTGTGGACAAAGGGAATTGTTGGCAAAAATAAAATCGAATCGAAAATTGCACCAATccataaattaaagaaaaaaatccgACTTGATTTGATATTGGGAAAAAAAACCGGACTATATTTGGATTGGTTtagttttaacttaattagaaaAGTCAATTCGAGATCAAATCAATccgatattatatatataatttttaaaatttatttcatatataaaactatttactttgatataatttataaatggttcttatattttttcataatttttaaagataagtgtcaaaaacatatctgaactattttctttttttgagtttcatacctaaactattggaagtgtgagtttcatacctaaactattacttattagtttgagaaacacacctttctctcttttatttcactctgtgtgtacactctctctttcatttaaaaatattgtGACATCACACTCCACAcggacaaaaataaaaattaattaaattatcaaaattaattaacattaaagattaaattattactattttccgtccaaaaaaatttataaaattaaaaatataaaatatttttcttacctcactccaccactttctctcactatacctccccccaccccccaccccaaattttttttattaaatttcttttataa
This window encodes:
- the LOC129886272 gene encoding carboxylesterase 1-like, coding for MSDQIAPVDPNVDPYGYLGIIPNTDGSITRLQIPTPPFSTTILDNDSSVVYMKDFVINPTKGTIARIIIPREVLNSENKLPLVVYFHGGGFVMEVTVDKPILQKFYATLAVEIPAIIVSVDYRYAPENRLPAAYDDCVELLYWIKNTPDELLKRYADLSKCFLLGSSAGGNIAYNVGLRVSEVSECLKPLEIKGLILHHAFFGGNERTKSELRLARDKILSLNLSDILWELGLPIGSDRDHPYSNPMVEIRSNGNLFDQVKILGWKILIINCDGDPLIDRQIEVSKMLKEKGVQVVDSFSEGGFHGCEFFDDMKLKDMTLVVKEFVRA